AGAGGAGCGAGAATGTACGAGTTCCTGGATCGTTTCTTGAATATTGCTATTGCTCGTATTCGAGATTTTAAGGGTTTTCCTGCTGGTTCTTTCGACGGTAGGGGCAATTGCACGATTGGTATTGAGGAACAGCTGATTTTTCCAGAGATCAGTTATGATAAGGTGGAGCGGGTACGAGGGATGAATATTACCTTCGTAACTACGGCAAGAACAGATGAAGAAGCAAAAGCGTTGTTAGAGAGTTTGGGATTACCTTTCCGAAAATGAGGAGGACTGCTCATGGCTCGTAAGGCCAAGGTCGAGAGACTGAATAAAACGTATCGGTTTGAAGTACGACGAAGGAATCGATGTCGGTTATGTGGGAGACCGCGAGGATATTTGCGAAAATTTGGAATCTGCAGGCTGTGTTTCCGGATGTTAGCAGGTCGAGGTGAAATACCAGGCGTGGTTAAATCGAGCTGGTAGGAAGGGGAATGGAAATGGCCCATACGGATCCTATTGCTGATATGTTAACTCGAATTCGGAATGCCTTGAAAGCTCGTGAAACCGTGGTGAAGATGGCTGCATCCAGGCTAAAGATGGAAGTGGCAAGAATCCTGAAGGAAGAAGGATATATTAAGGATTACCAGGTGATTGTCCAGGAAGGAAACAAAAAAAACCTGGTTATTGAGCTCAAGTATGGCCCGAATCGGGAACGGTTGATTAATGGCTTACGAAGAGTCAGTAAGCCTGGTTTGAGAATTTATGCTGGAAAGAATGAAATACCGATTTTGCTTGGTGGGATGGGTACAGTCATTGTTTCCACTTCGCAGGGAGTCATGACTGGGAAAGAAGCCCGACACCTGGGCGTAGGTGGCGAGATTATCTGTTTTGTCTGGTGAAGGAGGATTCGTATGTCTCGGATTGGGAAAAAGCCAATAGAGATTCCCAAGGGAGTGGATGTAACTATAACTGGTTCCAAGGTGGTGGTCGAAGGTCCCTTGGGAAAGCTGGAGAGAGAATTTCATCCCCGGATGAAAATTGAAAGAGAAGGGCAAATGGTCAGAGTTTTGCGTGAGGGAGAGAATAAACTGGACAAATCTCTTCACGGCCTAACCAGAACCCTGGTTGCCAACATGATTCAGGGAGTTTCAAAGGGCTTTGAAAGGGCTCTGGAGGTTAACGGTCTTGGTTATCGTGTTCAGAAAAAGGGAAATAATCTTCTACTTAACCTTGGTTTTACGCATCCGGTCGAAATTGAACCACCTGCTGGAATCAGTTTTGAGGTAGAAGGACAGGTCATAAAGGTGAAAGGTGCTGATAAAGAGCGGGTAGGACAGGTCGCGGCGGATATTCGTAAACTGCGAAAGGTGGAACCATATAAGGGGACCGGTATCAAATATGTTGGTGAGATTGTGAGACGGAAACAAGGAAAAGCAACCGCGAAGTGAAGGGAGAGTCCTGTTATGTTAGTGAAAGAGAGAAAAGCGTTGCGAGATAGAAGACATAGGAGGATTCGGAAGAAAATACGAGGCACTGCAGAACGTCCTCGCCTGTGTGTTTTTCGAAGCCTGCGACATATTTATGCTCAGCTTATCGATGATGATCGGGGGCATACGCTTCTTGGGGTTTCTTCTCTTGCTCTAGAGTTGAAGGGTCTCACGGGGACCAAGACTGAGGTTGCCAGGGCTGTGGGTGTTCTCCTCGGTAAAAAGGCTGTGGAAAAAGGGATCAAAGCCGTGGTATTTGATCGGGGAGGATATGAGTATCATGGTCGAGTCAAGGCTTTAGCTGATGGTGCCAGAGAAGCAGGACTGGTATTTTGAGAGGACGGAGGTAAAACGATGGGTAAAATAAACCCTGAAGGATTGGAACTTAAGGAACGCCTCATTGCTGTAAGCAGGGTCAGCAAGGTGGTAAAAGGTGGTAAGCGTTTTCGCTTTAGAGCGCTCGTTGCGGTAGGAAATGGGGACGGGATTGTGGGTATTGGCATCGGCAAGGCGAAAGAAGTTCCCGACGCTGTTCGGAAAGCGGTTGAAAAAGCTAAAAAATCTCTTTTCCGGTTTCCGATGAGAAAGTCTACCATTACCCATGAAGTTATGGGTCAGTTTGGTTCCAGCAGTGTTTTTCTCAAGCCGGCTGCTCCAGGGACTGGAGTTATTGCTGGTGGTGCTGTGCGGGCCATCCTCGAGGTTGCAGGAGTGAAAGACATCTTAACGAAGTCTCTGGGTAGCAATAACCCTGTTAATCTGGCACAGGCTACCATAAAGGGCTTGCTGAATCTTAAAAATCCTGAGGAAGTGGCTCTGATGAGAGGGAAGAACGTGAAGGAGATGTTCGCCAGAGAGAGGGAGGTCGTGGTGCATGAGTGAAAAGCTTTTGAGGATTACTCTTGTACGCAGTCCCATTGGAAGACCTGAGTCGCATAAGAAAACCGTAAAGGCGCTTGGTTTCCGGAAGCTCTATCAGACGATGGTTAAAGAGGATTCTCCCTCTCTGCGGGGTATGATCCACAAGGTTGGGTATCTCTTACGAGTCGAAGAGATTGGGAAGGAGTATGAGGTCAATGCAAATCAATGATTTGAAACCAGCTCGGGGTTCTTTTCATCCTTCCAAAAGGGTAGGACGGGGCGTCGGTTCTGGACACGGTAAGACTTCTTGTCGGGGCCACAAAGGGCAAAAAGCTCGTTCGGGAGGTCAGATTCACCCCAGATTTGAGGGTGGGCAGATGCCTTTAGTACGCCGGATACCGAAAAGGGGTTTTCGTCGGGTTCCTTCTGAAAAGTGGGAAATCGTGAATCTCCAGGCCTTTAATGTTTTTGCTGATGGTACTCAGGTTGATAAAAAGGTTCTGAAAGAGGCAGGAATTGTTAAAGATGAGACGGCAAAGTTGAAAGTGCTGGCAAAAGGAGTGTTGGAGAGGAAACTGGTAGTCAGAGCAGACGCCTTTTCGGAGAAGGCAAGGCTCATGATTGAAGAAAAGGGCGGGAAAGCCGAGGTGGCATGAGATGTGGGAATCGCTACTCAAGTTATTCAGGGTTCCAGACTTAAAGCGGCGCATTCTTTTTACCGTCTCCATGCTGGTTGTGTTCCGAATCGGTGCTCATATTCCTGTTCCAGGAATTGACCCCAAGGCTCTGTCCAATGTCTTTTCTCAGGGAGGGATTCTGGGTTTCCTGGACATGTTTGCTGGGGGTGCTCTGAGCAATTTCTCAGTACTGGCTCTGGGGGTTATGCCGTACATCAACGCTTCCATCATTATTCAGCTTCTCACTTCGGTGGTGCCGCAACTTGAGGAGTTAGCCAAAAGTGGAGAAGAGGGTCGGGATAAAATCGCTCAGTATACCCGGTGGGGTGCGATATTGCTTGCCATCGTTCAGGGTTTTGGAATCACGGTGTGGATGGAAAATCTGGGAGTGTTGGCGATAGGAGGATGGGGATACCGAATAGCGGTAATCTTCACTCTTACCGCGGGGAGCATGTTCCTGATGTGGTTGGGAGAAATTGTATCTGACTTTGGAATTGGGAATGGCATCTCGCTTATCATCTTTGGAGGAATTGTGGCCCGTCTCCTTCCCCAGTTTGTACGAACCATTTCCCTCATTCGGGTGGGCGAAATCAACGTGTTGCTTTTTGCCATCACCCTGGTGGTTGCAGTTTTCATTATTGCCTTCGTGGTTGCTTTTCAAGAAGCACAGCGGAAAATTCCCGTGCAGTATGCGAAGAGGGTGGTTGGGAGGAGAGTATATGGCGGGCAGAGCACGCATATTCCCATTCGGGTCATTCAGGGAGGAGTTATCCCCATTATTTTCGCTTCCTCGATTCTCCTTTTCCCGGCAACGCTGGCCCAGTTT
This portion of the Atribacterota bacterium genome encodes:
- a CDS encoding type Z 30S ribosomal protein S14; its protein translation is MARKAKVERLNKTYRFEVRRRNRCRLCGRPRGYLRKFGICRLCFRMLAGRGEIPGVVKSSW
- the rpsH gene encoding 30S ribosomal protein S8 translates to MAHTDPIADMLTRIRNALKARETVVKMAASRLKMEVARILKEEGYIKDYQVIVQEGNKKNLVIELKYGPNRERLINGLRRVSKPGLRIYAGKNEIPILLGGMGTVIVSTSQGVMTGKEARHLGVGGEIICFVW
- the rplF gene encoding 50S ribosomal protein L6, which translates into the protein MSRIGKKPIEIPKGVDVTITGSKVVVEGPLGKLEREFHPRMKIEREGQMVRVLREGENKLDKSLHGLTRTLVANMIQGVSKGFERALEVNGLGYRVQKKGNNLLLNLGFTHPVEIEPPAGISFEVEGQVIKVKGADKERVGQVAADIRKLRKVEPYKGTGIKYVGEIVRRKQGKATAK
- the rplR gene encoding 50S ribosomal protein L18, translating into MLVKERKALRDRRHRRIRKKIRGTAERPRLCVFRSLRHIYAQLIDDDRGHTLLGVSSLALELKGLTGTKTEVARAVGVLLGKKAVEKGIKAVVFDRGGYEYHGRVKALADGAREAGLVF
- the rpsE gene encoding 30S ribosomal protein S5; the encoded protein is MGKINPEGLELKERLIAVSRVSKVVKGGKRFRFRALVAVGNGDGIVGIGIGKAKEVPDAVRKAVEKAKKSLFRFPMRKSTITHEVMGQFGSSSVFLKPAAPGTGVIAGGAVRAILEVAGVKDILTKSLGSNNPVNLAQATIKGLLNLKNPEEVALMRGKNVKEMFAREREVVVHE
- the rpmD gene encoding 50S ribosomal protein L30, yielding MSEKLLRITLVRSPIGRPESHKKTVKALGFRKLYQTMVKEDSPSLRGMIHKVGYLLRVEEIGKEYEVNANQ
- the rplO gene encoding 50S ribosomal protein L15 → MQINDLKPARGSFHPSKRVGRGVGSGHGKTSCRGHKGQKARSGGQIHPRFEGGQMPLVRRIPKRGFRRVPSEKWEIVNLQAFNVFADGTQVDKKVLKEAGIVKDETAKLKVLAKGVLERKLVVRADAFSEKARLMIEEKGGKAEVA
- the secY gene encoding preprotein translocase subunit SecY, with the translated sequence MWESLLKLFRVPDLKRRILFTVSMLVVFRIGAHIPVPGIDPKALSNVFSQGGILGFLDMFAGGALSNFSVLALGVMPYINASIIIQLLTSVVPQLEELAKSGEEGRDKIAQYTRWGAILLAIVQGFGITVWMENLGVLAIGGWGYRIAVIFTLTAGSMFLMWLGEIVSDFGIGNGISLIIFGGIVARLLPQFVRTISLIRVGEINVLLFAITLVVAVFIIAFVVAFQEAQRKIPVQYAKRVVGRRVYGGQSTHIPIRVIQGGVIPIIFASSILLFPATLAQFFQGSSFMKAIADALSPNSALYILLYAALILFFTYFYTAVTFNPMELAENMKKYGGFVPGIRPGKPTVEYIDRCLSRITLWGALALVFIAVVPNAVENLTRITTFYFGGTAILIMVGVAIETVNQLEAQLLMRHYEGFLKK